A window of the Fusarium poae strain DAOMC 252244 chromosome 3, whole genome shotgun sequence genome harbors these coding sequences:
- the PRP45 gene encoding mRNA splicing protein (BUSCO:21952at5125) encodes MTSIAGSLQSALPKPKYTGEEEEAPARAQQRGVRIVGPGQLDETQVVLKRSGPPAYGQRAGWRPRSQEDFGDGGAFPEIPIAQYPLEMGKKGANSSNALAIQVDSEGKVKYDAIARQGHTENRIIHTSFKDLIPLRQRADAGEIDLSRPDKESVEATTERTKNALAALVSGAVAAQKPKNVNIGQRKDPTFVRYTPANQMGDNSKKQDRIIKIVERQRDPLEPPKFKHKKIPRGPPSPPPPVMHSPPRKLTAEDNEMWRIPPPVSNWKNPKGFTVPLDKRLAADGRGLQDLAISDKHAQFAEAVKMAERHAREEVQQRAMMQQRLAEKEKAQKEDNLRELAQKARAERSAAGRGRRDSRGSHDSRDSRDSRSRSRSYSYSESDRSDSEDEEVRERVKARQEKQRDEERKLRQNRMGAERRAQVMAREQGRDISEKVALGVAKPTQSKETMYDSRLFNQTSGFDSGINEDNLYDKPLFAAQDAMNSIYRPRVNVDDDDDAEAGEREMAKIQKSSRFGEALGKGTFKGAADAEAREGPVQFEKDAGDPFNVDKFLSEVDQNSSKRGYGLQDDDSRQSKRPRVDPDDDEE; translated from the exons ATGACGTCGATTGCTGGGTCACTACAGTCTGCGCTGCCCAAGCCCAAATACACgggcgaggaggaagaggctccTGCTCGAGCCCAGCAACGCGGTGTTCGAATCGTTGGCCCTGGCCAGCTTGACGAGACGCAGGTCGTCCTCAAACGATCTGGCCCTCCAGCATACGGCCAGCGCGCAGGATGGCGACCACGATCGCAAGAAGACTTTGGAGATGGAGGTGCTTTTCCAGAGATCCCAATCGCTCAATACCCCTTAGAGATGGGAAAGAAAGGCGCCAACTCCAGCAACGCGCTGGCGATTCAGGTTGATTCCGAAGGCAAGGTTAAATACGATGCCATCGCGCGACAAGGCCATACCGAGAACCGAATTATTCATACATCCTTCAAAGACCTGATTCCTCTTCGACAACGCGCTGATGCGGGCGAGATCGACCTTTCGCGGCCCGACAAGGAGTCTGTCGAGGCAACAACAGAGAGGACGAAGAACGCACTGGCTGCCCTTGTCAGTGGTGCGGTGGCGGCTCAGAAACCGAAGAATGTCAATATTGGACAGCGAAAAGATCCCACTTTCGTTCGATATACGCCAGCGAACCAGATGGGCGACAACTCCAAGAAGCAAGACCGTATCATAAAAATTGTTGAGCGACAGCGTGATCCCCTGGAACCCCCGAAATTCAAGCACAAGAAGATTCCTCGAGGACCACCATCGCCGCCTCCGCCAGTCATGCACTCACCGCCCCGAAAACTCACAGCCGAAGACAATGAGATGTGGAGGATTCCACCCCCAGTTTCAAACTGGAAGAATCCCAAGGGTTTTACAGTGCCATTGGACAAGCGTTTGGCTGCAGATGGACGTGGATTACAGGATTTGGCCATTAGTGATAAACATGCTCAGTTTGCTGAAGCTGTCAAGATGGCTGAGCGTCACGCTCGTGAAGAGGTTCAACAACGTGCTATGATGCAACAGCGTCTAgcagagaaggaaaaggcacAGAAGGAAGACAACCTTCGAGAGTTGGCCCAGAAGGCTCGTGCGGAGCGGTCTGCCGCTGGCCGCGGGCGTAGGGATTCCCGCGGCTCCCACGATTCTAGGGATTCTAGGGACTCGAGGTCACGATCGCGAAGTTACAGTTATTCTGAGTCGGATCGCTCTGACagcgaagatgaggaagtcaGAGAGCGTGTCAAAGCTCGTCAGGAGAAGCAAAGAGATGAGGAGCGAAAGCTACGGCAGAACCGTATGGGCGCTGAGCGACGAGCTCAGGTCATGGCCCGTGAACAAGGCCGAGATATTTCGGAAAAGGTTGCTCTGGGCGTGGCCAAGCCTACACAATCAAAGGAGACAATGTACGACTCGCGATTATTCAACCAAACAAGTGGATTTGATAGCGGCATTAACGAGGACAACCTATACGACAAGCCCCTGTTTGCTGCACAAGACGCCATGAACAGCATTTACCGACCACGAGTAAATGtagacgatgatgacgacgcaGAGGCAGGTGAGCGAGAGATGGCTAAGATTCAGAAGAGCAGCCGATTTGGCGAGGCTCTTGGAAAGGGAACATTTAAGGGTGCCGCAGATGCAGAG GCACGCGAAGGTCCAGTTCAGTTCGAGAAGGATGCTGGAGATCCTTTTAATGTAGACAAGTTCTTGTCAGAGGTGGACCAGAACTCATCTAAGCGTGGTTATGGCTTGCAAGACGACGATAGCAGGCAGTCCAAGCGGCCAAGAGTTGACCctgacgacgatgaagaatAA
- a CDS encoding hypothetical protein (SECRETED:SignalP(1-20)~TransMembrane:1 (n3-14c20/21o181-202i)) has product MRLPTLVAGLFACLATNVAATALTYKLDAHEKACFHTTTKKQGEKIAFYFAVQSGGSFDVDYVVEGPNGKIIMDGQKERQGDFVFSANVVGDYSFCFDNEMSTFAEKYVDFEIAVENESRAQLPSKQGTTPEQTSALEESIFKVSGQLSTISRNQKYFRTRENRNFATVNSTEGRIINFSMIQIGLIICMGALQVFVVRFFFQGARKGYV; this is encoded by the exons ATGAGACTACCAACACTTGTCGCCGGGCTTTTCGCCTGCCTCGCCACCAATGTCGCTGCTACCGCTTTGACCTACAAGCTCGACGCTCACGAGAAGGCCTGCTTCCATACCACTACGAAAAAGCAGGGCGAGAAGATCGCATTCTACTTTGCT GTTCAATCTGGTGGTTCTTTTGATGTCGACTACGTTGTTGAGGGTCCCAATGGCAAGATTATTATGGATGGTCAAAAGGAGCGACAGGGTGACTTTGTCTTCTCCGCCAACGTTGTCGGCGATTACTCCTTCTGCTTCGACAACGAGATGAGTACTTTTGCCGAGAAGTACGTCGACTTCGAGATTGCTGTCGAGAACGAATCCCGCGCCCAACTCCCCTCCAAGCAGGGTACAACCCCCGAACAGACATCAGCCCTTGAGGAGTCCATCTTCAAGGTCTCCGGCCAACTCTCCACCATCTCCCGAAACCAAAAGTACTTCCGAACCCGCGAGAACCGAAACTTTGCCACTGTCAACAGCACTGAGGGCCGAATTATCAACTTTAGTATGATTCAGATCGGTCTTATCATCTGCATGGGTGCTCTGCAGGTGTTTGTTGTTCGATTCTTTTTCCAG GGTGCGCGCAAAGGTTACGTATAA
- a CDS encoding hypothetical protein (TransMembrane:2 (i21-42o125-146i)~BUSCO:13117at5125) gives MAAQTKAAKLSSFALRISALVFFRLFPAHFGLVAFSLFAIYVPSYVASYFTKPKVGVLQDEIDVTVKESITAETPLLTEDGVAVVPEPEIVTDVVDVKEKVVIGEKVPSIINILLSGAPSAARPIASFLTFLINALLIGLTADALYRARWYYPSDGLSFVRLGYVSPSEARFVIREPDQLQMPVIFEYHVKDDESTYDPKIWLTAGFITSTDNTTDFTTTMTVPLDPAKQMTYAWRTSNNHTGEFRSAPKAGEMPDNKDGLFTFLSTSCILPRFPYNPLDHALAIPGLRNLANLLPTLDAQFMLFLGDFIYVDVPERFGKTAEEYRMQYRQIYASPDWAPVAQNLSWIHVLDDHEISNDWSSNTTGIYSAAVDPWHLYQANVNPPIPEAAGRLNLRRNATWYEFTQGPASFFMMDTRSYRSSNNAPFNATDKTMLGKEQLADLLAWLARPVPKGVRWKFIASSVPFTKNWPVNVKDTWGGFLVERKQILEAMWDSGAQGTSVVILSGDRHEFAATRFPPPVDSRWPQSATAHEFSTSPLNQFAFPFPTYKQTDDEDVMMSYIPGGQSKFGSFSIDKLEDNRSSLYYTLYVDGEETWKATIQAPDSPEVVVEEVVRPSFWDKIKFF, from the exons atGGCAGCTCAGACAAAAGCTGCAAAGCTATCCTCATTTGCATTGAGGATAAGCGCTCTAGTATTCTTCAGACTT TTCCCT GCACACTTTGGCCTAGTcgccttttctctctttgcTATCTATGTCCCGTCTTATGTTGCGAGCTACTTCACCAAGCCAAAGGTTGGCGTCCTCCAAGATGAGATTGATGTTACTGTAAAGGAGTCCATCACAGCTGAAACCCCTCTATTAACCGAGGACGGCGTCGCCGTTGTGCCTGAGCCCGAGATCGTTACTGACGTAGTAGACGTCAAGGAGAAGGTCGTTATCGGTGAAAAGGTTCCCAGCATCATCAATATCCTCTTGTCTGGAGCTCCCAGCGCCGCGCGTCCAATTGCGAGTTTTCTGACCTTCCTCATAAACGCTCTTCTCATCGGCTTGACTGCTGATGCTCTATATCGGGCTCGATGGTACTACCCATCTGACGGCCTATCTTTTGTTCGACTCGGCTATGTATCGCCATCTGAGGCGAGGTTCGTCATTCGTGAGCCTGACCAGCTTCAAATGCCCGTCATATTTGAGTATCACGTTAAGGATGACGAATCGACTTACGACCCCAAGATATGGCTCACTGCAGGCTTTATCACCTCCACTGACAACACCACCGACTTCACCACGACTATGACGGTGCCTCTGGACCCCGCAAAGCAGATGACATATGCATGGAGGACTTCTAACAACCACACAGGCGAGTTTCGCTCCGCTCCCAAGGCAGGAGAGATGCCTGACAACAAGGACGGCCTCTTCACTTTCCTCTCTACCTCTTGTATTCTTCCCCGATTCCCTTACAACCCACTGGATCATGCTTTGGCCATTCCTGGCTTGAGGAATCTTGCCAACCTGTTGCCTACGTTGGATGCCCAATTCATGTTGTTTCTTGGTGACTTTATTTACGTCGATGTTCCTGAGCGATTCGGAAAGACCGCAGAAGAGTATCGTATGCAATATCGACAGATTTATGCTTCACCCGACTGGGCCCCTGTTGCTCAGAACCTCAGCTGGATCCACGTTCTCGATGATCACGAGATCTCAAATGATTGGTCTTCCAACACAACTGGCATCTACAGCGCTGCCGTGGACCCTTGGCACCTTTACCAAGCCAATGTCAACCCTCCAATTCCTGAAGCAGCAGGCCGTCTGAATCTCAGACGCAATGCCACTTGGTATGAATTCACTCAGGGTCCAGCTAGCTTTTTCATGATGGACACTCGCAGCTACCGCTCCAGCAACAACGCGCCATTCAACGCTACAGACAAGACCATGCTGGGCAAAGAGCAATTGGCTGACCTATTGGCCTGGCTCGCCCGCCCTGTGCCCAAGGGTGTACGATGGAAGTTTATTGCTTCTTCTGTTCCCTTCACCAAGAACTGGCCCGTCAATGTCAAGGACACCTGGGGTGGCTTCCTAGTTGAGAGAAAGCAAATCCTTGAGGCTATGTGGGACTCTGGTGCACAAGGAACTAGCGTCGTTATTCTCTCTGGCGATCGTCATGAGTTTGCTGCAACCAGGTTCCCGCCTCCTGTTGACTCGCGATGGCCACAGTCCGCTACTGCTCACGAATTCTCTACCAGCCCCCTCAACCAGTTTGCTTTCCCTTTCCCCACATACAAGCAgacagatgatgaggatgtcaTGATGAG TTATATTCCCGGAGGCCAGTCTAAGTTTGGTTCTTTCTCGAttgacaagcttgaggaCAACAGGAGTTCGCTCTACTACACCCTCTACGTTGACGGTGAGGAGACATGGAAGGCGACTATTCAGGCTCCGGATTCACCtgaggttgttgttgaggaggtTGTTC